A genomic stretch from Methylophilus medardicus includes:
- a CDS encoding YfiR family protein, which produces MIAVRRTCLILPLLGLGAASLTQAGTEQVRETKSALLFNLATLSQASNRTAQDTYAICAFEEDIGYLKATTLESQKLQNLQIFLITLRAPAEAKRCNLLYIQDYVAQKPLELQQAIQKDAVLTVVYVGNSFSEYGHVEINEQDKHYQFALHLSSAKQAGIVFDTRLMSLATNIIH; this is translated from the coding sequence ATGATTGCAGTGCGCCGGACATGTTTAATATTACCCCTGCTCGGCTTAGGCGCGGCCAGCCTCACGCAGGCGGGGACTGAACAAGTGCGCGAAACCAAGAGTGCGTTGCTGTTTAACCTGGCAACACTCAGCCAGGCGTCTAACCGCACAGCACAAGATACGTACGCCATTTGCGCCTTTGAGGAGGACATTGGCTACTTAAAAGCCACTACGCTCGAGTCACAAAAACTGCAAAATTTGCAGATTTTTTTGATTACATTGCGGGCACCTGCCGAGGCAAAACGCTGTAACCTATTGTATATTCAGGACTACGTTGCACAAAAGCCGCTAGAATTGCAGCAAGCCATTCAGAAAGACGCGGTCCTGACCGTTGTATATGTGGGTAATTCATTTTCGGAATACGGGCATGTGGAAATTAACGAGCAGGACAAACATTACCAGTTTGCACTGCACCTCTCATCGGCTAAACAGGCCGGCATTGTATTTGACACGCGTCTGATGTCACTGGCGACCAATATCATTCACTAA
- a CDS encoding bifunctional diguanylate cyclase/phosphodiesterase, with translation MLRLLPHLKIAHKLLLTELVMTLSMLLVFIVIAFGSHYHNLRSHLVRDILVQMNVVANAIGPAVMFGEVSSAAKTLEPLTDNQNIRSIVIYDQKRHPIQSLHPEHPKNPAVWQWLYPYFSDMDVTTPIVVNEKNVGTLHATIKQEQIVDVLIGFAWSNAIAVLAAALVGCLIMWRLNRNIVDPIHALQSFVSKITRNHHYDQRIQITSEDEIGMLSHDINNMLESIRQRDDQLQAELDHRKVIEEKLQFLAHYDKNTQLLNRHAFEEAITRKITAAPDDRQHVYLLLLDLDRFKIVNDAFGHNTGDKLLLQVAHRLRGNLSQEDAIFRLGGDEFAILLEAPGRNLIEQVCKRIIQTISAQFIVEDHEIHIGVSIGIALLRSGFDSKTEVMKNADIALYQAKDAGRNTFRFYSESDEANTSELRNLREELHFAQQNQQLELFYQPIIHTQHLKTIGFEALLRWRHPTKGLLTPDQFIHLAEGSGLIISIGAWVIHQSLKQLAMWQDMFDQDLFMNVNISSRQLDDDSLSDTIRHALDYYHVSPRTLNLEITESMVMRNIESAKQILYSLKQLGIGIAIDDFGIGHSSMNYLKQLPVDILKIDKQFTAGIPQDKVDIAIVDALVALAVSLNLKVVAEGVESAIQFEYLQYKLCHHVQGYLFSAALSASQTTTFMADFPESIPAVFRKIAASEA, from the coding sequence ATGCTAAGACTGCTCCCTCACCTCAAAATCGCCCATAAATTACTACTCACCGAGCTGGTGATGACTTTAAGTATGCTGTTGGTATTTATTGTCATTGCGTTTGGTAGCCACTACCACAACCTACGCTCACACTTGGTTCGGGACATTCTGGTACAAATGAACGTCGTGGCTAATGCGATTGGGCCCGCCGTGATGTTTGGTGAAGTGAGTTCAGCGGCCAAGACCTTAGAGCCGCTGACCGATAATCAGAATATCCGCAGCATCGTCATCTACGACCAGAAAAGACACCCGATACAAAGCCTGCATCCCGAACACCCCAAAAATCCGGCGGTCTGGCAATGGCTGTATCCCTATTTTAGTGACATGGACGTGACCACGCCAATCGTGGTGAACGAAAAGAACGTCGGCACTTTGCATGCAACCATCAAACAAGAGCAGATTGTGGATGTATTGATTGGCTTTGCTTGGTCTAATGCCATTGCGGTCTTGGCGGCAGCGCTGGTGGGCTGCCTGATCATGTGGCGACTCAATCGCAATATCGTTGACCCGATTCATGCCTTACAAAGCTTTGTCAGCAAAATTACGCGCAATCATCATTACGACCAGCGCATCCAAATTACCAGTGAGGATGAAATTGGGATGCTGAGCCATGATATTAACAATATGCTCGAAAGCATTCGCCAACGCGACGACCAGCTACAAGCCGAATTAGATCATCGCAAGGTGATTGAGGAAAAACTGCAGTTCTTGGCGCATTACGATAAAAACACGCAATTGCTGAATCGTCATGCGTTTGAAGAGGCCATTACGCGCAAAATCACTGCAGCCCCAGATGACCGCCAACATGTTTATTTACTATTGTTGGATTTGGATCGCTTTAAAATCGTTAACGATGCCTTCGGCCACAATACTGGCGACAAATTGTTATTGCAAGTGGCGCATCGTTTACGCGGCAACCTGTCGCAAGAAGACGCTATCTTTCGCTTAGGTGGCGATGAATTCGCCATTTTGCTCGAAGCCCCGGGGCGCAACCTGATTGAGCAAGTGTGTAAACGAATCATTCAAACCATTTCTGCCCAATTTATTGTTGAGGATCATGAAATCCACATTGGTGTCAGCATCGGTATTGCCCTATTACGGTCTGGCTTTGACTCTAAAACCGAAGTGATGAAAAACGCGGATATTGCCCTGTATCAGGCCAAGGATGCTGGGCGTAATACCTTCCGCTTTTATAGCGAATCAGATGAAGCCAACACTTCCGAGCTACGCAATCTTCGTGAAGAGCTGCATTTTGCGCAGCAAAATCAACAACTTGAGTTATTTTATCAACCCATTATTCATACCCAACATTTAAAAACCATCGGCTTTGAGGCACTGCTCCGATGGCGGCATCCCACCAAGGGCTTGCTGACGCCAGACCAGTTTATCCACCTAGCGGAAGGCTCTGGCCTCATTATTAGCATTGGCGCTTGGGTCATCCATCAATCGCTCAAACAATTAGCCATGTGGCAGGACATGTTTGACCAGGATCTGTTTATGAATGTGAACATTTCTTCGCGCCAACTAGATGATGACAGCCTGTCGGACACCATTAGGCATGCGCTGGACTATTATCATGTGTCGCCGCGCACACTCAACCTCGAAATCACAGAGTCCATGGTGATGCGTAATATTGAGTCGGCGAAACAAATCCTATATTCGCTCAAGCAGTTGGGCATCGGTATCGCTATCGATGACTTTGGCATTGGCCACTCCTCCATGAATTACCTCAAGCAGCTACCAGTGGATATCCTTAAAATTGACAAGCAGTTTACGGCCGGCATTCCACAAGACAAGGTGGATATTGCCATCGTCGACGCGCTGGTGGCACTAGCCGTCAGCCTCAACCTCAAAGTGGTTGCCGAAGGGGTAGAAAGTGCAATCCAGTTTGAATATCTGCAATATAAACTCTGCCATCATGTGCAAGGCTATTTATTTAGCGCGGCTTTGTCAGCCAGCCAGACCACCACTTTTATGGCCGATTTTCCAGAAAGTATTCCAGCTGTTTTTCGTAAAATAGCCGCATCAGAGGCCTAA
- a CDS encoding OmpP1/FadL family transporter yields the protein MPQRKPSFLLVGIVFSLYQHHSQAAGFALFEQGASGLGNAYAGASAIAEDASTIFFNPAGMTYLEGRQILGALHLIKTTGDFDNQNTSIVGTEGGNFGSLAAIPNFYYKQDINEQLKIGIGVGTPFGLKTEYDKGWLGRFQAIKSELKTVNINPSLAWKLNDQWSFGFGLSAMWAQAELTSAVNLVTAESSVVNKGKDWGFGYNLGAIYQVTPDTRLGLAFRSKVAQHLKGDVRSPFTGLNSFPGRTLNTDITADLTLPETLSLSSFSRLDEHWELLTDVTWTRWSQFKELTIARDNGSNTVVGSTQEHWNNTLRYSVGVNYRYTDSLKLRSGMAYDEEAIDNNHRTGRIPGNDRIWLSLGASWQYSPQTTFDVGYAHLFIKEASIYDDQRTPTPGKGLIDGKYDGSADILSMQFTHQF from the coding sequence ATGCCACAGCGCAAACCATCGTTTTTACTCGTAGGAATCGTTTTTTCTCTCTATCAACACCATAGCCAAGCCGCCGGGTTTGCCTTGTTTGAACAAGGCGCCAGTGGGTTGGGCAATGCCTATGCAGGGGCCTCAGCCATTGCAGAAGACGCGAGCACCATCTTTTTCAATCCTGCAGGGATGACTTATCTTGAGGGCAGGCAAATACTGGGCGCGCTGCATTTGATTAAAACAACCGGCGACTTTGACAATCAAAACACAAGTATTGTAGGCACTGAGGGCGGCAACTTTGGCAGCTTGGCTGCCATCCCTAACTTTTACTACAAGCAAGACATCAACGAGCAACTCAAAATAGGCATCGGCGTGGGCACGCCTTTTGGCCTCAAAACCGAATACGACAAGGGCTGGCTGGGCCGTTTTCAAGCCATTAAATCAGAACTTAAAACCGTCAACATCAACCCATCGCTGGCCTGGAAACTCAATGATCAGTGGTCATTCGGCTTTGGTCTCTCCGCCATGTGGGCGCAGGCCGAACTCACCAGCGCAGTCAACTTGGTAACAGCAGAATCCTCTGTGGTCAATAAAGGCAAAGATTGGGGCTTTGGTTATAACCTGGGCGCGATCTATCAAGTCACTCCAGATACCCGACTCGGCTTGGCCTTTCGCTCAAAAGTGGCGCAACACCTCAAAGGCGATGTGCGCTCACCGTTCACCGGCTTGAATAGCTTTCCTGGCAGGACTTTAAACACCGACATTACTGCCGACTTGACCTTGCCCGAGACGCTCTCCTTGAGCAGCTTTAGTCGGTTGGACGAGCACTGGGAATTACTCACAGACGTAACTTGGACGCGCTGGAGCCAGTTTAAGGAACTTACCATCGCCCGCGACAATGGTTCAAATACCGTGGTTGGCTCAACGCAAGAGCACTGGAACAATACGTTGCGTTACTCGGTTGGCGTCAACTATCGTTACACCGACAGTCTTAAATTACGCAGCGGGATGGCCTATGATGAAGAAGCCATCGACAACAATCATCGGACTGGCCGCATTCCGGGTAATGACCGGATTTGGCTCTCGTTAGGGGCGAGCTGGCAATATAGTCCGCAGACTACGTTTGATGTCGGTTATGCACATCTTTTTATCAAAGAAGCCAGCATTTACGATGATCAGCGGACACCCACACCCGGTAAAGGCTTAATCGACGGCAAATACGACGGTAGCGCTGATATTCTCAGCATGCAGTTCACCCATCAGTTTTAA
- a CDS encoding porin, whose translation MMHPKHFFKLALLPLALTQALAAQAQDTLSPSTATSQEAPNLLSRFMNDDNPFRVNFDLADHPAYFQVYGLVDIGLSHINHSLPENYELANNFYPYAGAKKTSRTTARTNWVNGGWQGSRLGFKGEVDKLQVWDHNFKFIYQLEAGFNTLDMKLHDAAQTLADNSGTNANASVSANSSMNGELFTRQAWAGIDGGTLGKLTYGTQYNPFFEITVTYDPNGKADSFSPLGESGTVGGGGGVSENSRMKNSLKYANVYELESHDKINYAVINQFGNSAGTSHGNGYTTQLGYESTAFGVQLAYDRFFDSVKSGSAAPGNPLANDTIAVSLYNTQAILLAGRWLPSKDLKIIGGMEWYQLQPSSSPTIGYNHIYDQTVFGGVASSALKPGFKQDNYVYYLGANFDFAQRVPALNGLTSSIGYYLTKADAIEGPTVSTNSQGKIDTWTAMVDYKLNKRFDTYLAYTTNHFSGDKYPSASNYTHVTSYGAGLRMKF comes from the coding sequence ATGATGCACCCTAAACACTTTTTCAAACTCGCGTTGCTACCATTAGCGTTAACGCAGGCACTAGCAGCGCAAGCGCAAGATACACTTTCCCCATCGACCGCTACTTCGCAAGAGGCCCCAAACTTGTTGTCGCGCTTTATGAATGACGACAATCCGTTTCGAGTCAATTTTGACCTCGCTGACCACCCTGCCTATTTTCAGGTCTATGGTCTGGTAGATATTGGTCTTTCCCACATCAATCACTCGTTGCCTGAGAACTACGAGTTAGCGAATAACTTTTATCCTTATGCCGGGGCAAAAAAGACCAGCAGAACCACTGCCAGAACGAATTGGGTGAATGGTGGCTGGCAAGGCTCACGCCTGGGTTTTAAAGGCGAAGTCGACAAATTGCAAGTGTGGGATCACAACTTTAAATTCATTTATCAGCTTGAAGCCGGCTTTAACACGCTGGATATGAAATTGCATGATGCCGCACAAACGCTCGCGGATAACTCTGGTACCAATGCTAACGCTAGCGTCAGTGCAAACTCCTCGATGAACGGTGAGTTGTTTACGCGGCAAGCGTGGGCAGGGATAGATGGTGGAACTTTGGGTAAGCTGACCTACGGTACGCAGTACAATCCATTCTTCGAGATTACCGTCACTTATGATCCGAACGGTAAGGCAGACAGCTTTTCACCTTTAGGTGAGAGTGGTACGGTGGGCGGAGGCGGAGGCGTCTCTGAAAACTCGCGCATGAAGAACTCACTCAAGTATGCCAACGTTTACGAACTGGAGAGTCATGACAAAATCAATTATGCCGTGATCAATCAGTTCGGCAACTCGGCAGGGACTTCGCATGGTAATGGCTACACCACCCAACTTGGCTACGAGAGTACGGCGTTCGGCGTGCAATTGGCTTATGATCGATTTTTCGACTCGGTGAAGTCTGGCAGCGCCGCACCTGGCAACCCGTTAGCGAATGACACGATTGCGGTGTCCTTGTATAACACGCAAGCCATTTTGCTCGCCGGCAGATGGTTACCCAGCAAAGACCTGAAAATCATTGGCGGCATGGAGTGGTACCAATTACAACCCTCATCCTCCCCAACCATTGGTTACAATCATATTTATGATCAAACCGTATTTGGCGGGGTGGCAAGCTCGGCATTGAAACCAGGTTTTAAGCAGGATAATTATGTGTACTACCTAGGTGCGAATTTTGATTTTGCGCAACGGGTCCCCGCACTCAATGGCCTGACCAGCTCGATTGGGTATTACCTGACCAAGGCAGATGCGATTGAAGGCCCAACGGTGTCAACGAACTCGCAGGGCAAAATCGACACGTGGACCGCGATGGTGGATTACAAACTGAATAAGCGTTTCGATACCTACCTTGCGTATACGACTAACCATTTTTCTGGCGATAAATATCCCAGTGCCTCAAACTATACGCATGTGACCAGCTACGGGGCCGGTTTACGTATGAAGTTTTAA
- a CDS encoding choice-of-anchor A family protein, protein MRNIAKGFIVAALAVHSVAASADVLDFGVAGKFNVFVFNDFISSNSDVEGAVAAGGNFTATGYSVNELNQPVAGNALVVGNNLSYTNGSVKNGNIDVGGTRNTSSFGFTGAYTNSQPINFSNERTYLSNLSSDLNLLSNTGTATYQFSGLQLTASNNTDVQIFDIDGSLFNSRNNTTFSGFSNGQTIILNISGNGLSFNGGTGTDFGSYGFNVVYNFYQATALSTGSGATGTILAPLANITGGYAAINGNVIANSWNTNTQVNVKGMFKPTEITGLVVTPVPEPESYAMLLMGLGVMGWLVRRRQTLA, encoded by the coding sequence ATGCGTAACATAGCAAAAGGATTCATCGTTGCGGCACTGGCAGTGCATAGCGTCGCTGCCTCAGCGGACGTGCTGGACTTTGGCGTCGCTGGCAAATTTAATGTATTTGTATTCAATGACTTCATCAGTAGCAATAGTGATGTGGAGGGTGCGGTAGCGGCAGGCGGCAACTTTACCGCCACCGGTTACTCGGTGAATGAGCTCAATCAACCGGTCGCGGGGAATGCGCTGGTGGTTGGCAACAACCTCAGCTACACCAACGGCAGTGTAAAAAACGGCAATATTGACGTCGGCGGCACGCGCAATACGTCCAGCTTTGGTTTTACTGGGGCGTATACCAATAGCCAGCCGATCAATTTCAGCAACGAACGCACTTATCTGTCTAACCTGTCTAGCGACCTCAATCTGCTAAGCAACACCGGTACAGCTACTTATCAATTTAGTGGCCTGCAACTGACTGCCAGCAACAATACAGATGTACAGATTTTTGATATTGATGGCAGTTTGTTTAACAGCAGAAACAACACGACCTTCAGTGGCTTTTCAAATGGCCAAACCATTATTCTGAATATTTCTGGTAATGGCTTAAGCTTTAATGGCGGCACGGGGACTGACTTTGGCAGCTATGGCTTTAATGTCGTCTATAACTTTTACCAAGCGACTGCATTGAGCACAGGCTCTGGTGCAACCGGTACAATCCTTGCGCCACTGGCCAACATTACCGGCGGATATGCTGCGATTAACGGTAACGTGATTGCCAACAGCTGGAACACCAACACGCAAGTGAATGTAAAAGGCATGTTTAAACCGACCGAGATTACCGGTTTAGTGGTCACACCAGTGCCTGAACCAGAATCTTATGCCATGTTGTTAATGGGCTTGGGTGTGATGGGTTGGTTGGTCCGCAGACGTCAAACGCTTGCCTGA
- a CDS encoding EAL domain-containing protein yields MHRFPAIFARGGLRRLMSILCMLAGGMLLFAVLPLRAAEIKTITVISDDNYPPYLFKDANGNTVGIVADYWALWEQKTGIKVTLLSTAWEQAQQQLLNGQADVIEMIFKNAERAQKYTFSDTYATVPVGIYAHESIGGLSAPSMLQGFTVAVQKGDGCIFKLKEAGVKSFRLYDNYEALIKATLNGEVKIVCMDDYPASYYLYRLGVDDQILRAFTLYQGKFHRAVRKDDLDTLNLVEQGMAAITPAERQAIETKWKGSHLNRGMSPRQWMWLTAMTVAITASLLLLILTLRLAVKRKTFEIESKRKELELERLRLTEIIDATRAGTWEWNIQTGECQFNQRWAEILGYSLEALAPIDLATAKRLTHPDDWQTSMALVERHLKGEIDYYECDIRMQHRDGHWVWIADRGRLISTTAGGEPCMMRGTHIDITEKKQADAVIWQQANFDSLTQLPNRHYFHQQMKRVVTEAAASQQRVTLLLLDLDRFKEVNDSLGHRHGDELLIEVGQRIRQCLAPEVTVARLGADEFAIILPEGLHGDLQSLCNQLMQDISKAYILGGERIFVTVSIGISQYPDDAVHAEEMMQHAEQAMFDAKSHGRNSLRFFSLAIREALSQRVSLARDLRTAVENGELRDYYQPIINLQSGLIVKAEALMRWQHPTRGLISPALFIPVAEETGDIMAMGHWIFQQAAQHALQWQAWMGDEFAISVNKSPVQFVEQLTKQYDCLEALRDMGLDGKRIVVEITEGLLLNPDPVVEQRLLQFRDRGIQVAIDDFGTGYSSLSYLNKFDIDYLKIDQSFTRNLNAGNQSYVLCEAIIVMAHKLGLKVIAEGVETALQRDLLLDIHCDYAQGFFYSPPVPADVFAQMLVQQSRQAVISPRKRVLKA; encoded by the coding sequence ATGCATAGATTCCCTGCTATTTTTGCCCGAGGCGGGCTGCGACGCCTGATGAGCATCCTCTGTATGCTCGCAGGTGGCATGTTGCTTTTCGCAGTCTTGCCATTGCGTGCGGCAGAGATCAAGACAATCACAGTCATCAGCGACGATAATTATCCCCCCTATCTGTTTAAAGACGCCAACGGCAACACCGTGGGTATCGTCGCGGACTACTGGGCATTATGGGAGCAGAAGACCGGCATCAAGGTCACCTTGCTGTCGACGGCTTGGGAGCAAGCCCAGCAACAACTGCTGAACGGTCAAGCAGACGTCATCGAAATGATTTTTAAGAATGCTGAGCGCGCGCAGAAATATACGTTTAGCGACACGTATGCCACCGTGCCAGTGGGGATTTATGCCCATGAGAGTATTGGCGGTTTAAGCGCGCCGAGTATGCTGCAAGGCTTTACTGTGGCGGTTCAAAAAGGCGATGGTTGTATTTTTAAATTAAAAGAAGCTGGCGTAAAGTCATTTCGCCTCTACGACAATTATGAGGCGTTGATAAAGGCGACTCTGAACGGGGAGGTGAAAATCGTATGTATGGATGATTATCCCGCCAGTTATTATTTATATCGTTTGGGGGTGGACGACCAGATATTACGTGCATTCACGCTATATCAAGGCAAATTTCATCGCGCGGTGCGTAAGGATGACCTCGATACATTAAATCTAGTTGAGCAGGGGATGGCTGCGATCACGCCGGCTGAACGGCAGGCCATCGAGACCAAATGGAAAGGCAGCCACCTCAATCGGGGCATGAGTCCCAGGCAGTGGATGTGGCTGACTGCAATGACGGTGGCGATCACAGCCAGTCTGCTTTTGCTGATTTTGACTTTGCGATTGGCAGTGAAACGCAAAACCTTTGAAATTGAGAGTAAGCGCAAAGAGCTCGAGCTCGAGCGCCTGCGATTGACAGAAATCATTGATGCGACGCGCGCCGGCACTTGGGAGTGGAACATTCAAACTGGCGAGTGTCAGTTTAACCAGCGCTGGGCAGAAATATTAGGCTACAGCTTGGAGGCGCTTGCGCCAATCGATTTGGCAACGGCAAAGCGTTTGACCCACCCCGACGATTGGCAGACCTCGATGGCCTTGGTTGAACGCCATCTCAAGGGGGAGATTGACTATTATGAGTGTGATATTCGTATGCAGCACCGCGATGGTCACTGGGTATGGATCGCCGACCGTGGCCGACTCATTTCAACCACGGCTGGCGGCGAACCATGCATGATGCGCGGCACCCATATCGATATCACAGAAAAAAAACAGGCAGATGCGGTGATCTGGCAACAAGCCAACTTTGATAGTTTGACGCAATTACCCAATCGTCACTATTTTCATCAGCAAATGAAACGGGTCGTCACCGAAGCGGCGGCAAGCCAACAGCGTGTGACCCTGTTGCTGCTAGATCTGGATCGTTTTAAAGAGGTCAACGATAGCCTTGGCCACCGACATGGCGATGAGTTGTTGATTGAGGTCGGTCAGCGTATACGCCAATGTCTGGCCCCCGAGGTCACGGTTGCCAGGCTAGGCGCAGACGAGTTTGCCATTATTTTGCCGGAAGGCCTGCACGGCGACCTGCAAAGCCTATGCAATCAGTTGATGCAAGATATCTCCAAGGCCTATATTTTGGGCGGCGAACGGATATTCGTCACAGTCAGTATCGGCATTAGTCAGTATCCGGATGACGCCGTACATGCCGAAGAAATGATGCAGCATGCAGAGCAGGCCATGTTCGATGCCAAAAGTCATGGGCGAAACAGCCTGCGTTTTTTCTCATTGGCGATCAGGGAGGCGCTGTCACAACGTGTGAGTCTCGCACGAGATTTACGCACAGCGGTTGAGAACGGCGAATTGCGCGACTATTATCAGCCCATCATCAATTTGCAGAGCGGCCTTATTGTGAAAGCCGAGGCGCTGATGCGTTGGCAGCATCCCACCCGAGGCTTGATTAGTCCGGCCTTGTTTATCCCGGTGGCTGAAGAGACCGGCGATATTATGGCCATGGGGCACTGGATTTTTCAACAGGCGGCCCAACATGCTTTGCAATGGCAAGCATGGATGGGCGATGAATTTGCGATCAGTGTGAACAAGTCTCCGGTGCAATTTGTTGAGCAGTTAACTAAGCAATATGACTGCTTAGAAGCTTTGCGCGATATGGGGCTAGATGGCAAACGTATCGTGGTGGAGATCACTGAAGGATTGTTGCTGAACCCGGATCCAGTGGTTGAACAGCGCTTGCTGCAATTCAGGGATAGGGGTATTCAGGTCGCCATCGATGATTTTGGCACCGGCTATTCTTCATTGTCTTACCTGAACAAATTCGATATTGATTACTTGAAGATTGATCAATCCTTTACGCGGAATCTCAATGCGGGCAACCAGAGTTATGTATTATGTGAGGCGATCATCGTCATGGCGCATAAACTAGGCCTCAAAGTGATCGCAGAGGGCGTCGAAACGGCGTTACAGCGCGATTTGTTACTCGATATTCATTGCGATTACGCACAGGGGTTTTTCTATTCCCCACCGGTGCCGGCAGACGTCTTTGCGCAAATGTTGGTGCAACAATCAAGACAAGCAGTCATTTCGCCCAGAAAGCGAGTGCTGAAAGCCTGA
- a CDS encoding pyridoxamine 5'-phosphate oxidase family protein, protein MSRLFGETHRRVQDQQGTRKLADRIEEIACKTEIDEDAKGFIESLDMFFLSTVDHQGRPTVSYKGGFTGFVRVVDDKTLIFPIYNGNGMQLSVGNMVENADIGMLFISFERPHRIRLQGVSEVSNEPALLALYQEAEFVVKVTLSELWQNCPRYIHRYTRDSQSRYVPVAECQTPLAEWKRLEFVQDVISAEDAEKAQAAGFIQVEDWVAKIKAGAPDV, encoded by the coding sequence ATGAGTCGTTTGTTTGGAGAAACACACCGTAGAGTGCAAGATCAACAAGGCACGAGAAAGCTCGCGGATCGTATTGAAGAAATCGCTTGTAAGACCGAAATCGACGAGGATGCAAAGGGTTTTATTGAGTCACTGGACATGTTTTTTCTGTCTACCGTTGACCATCAGGGCAGACCGACCGTGTCTTACAAAGGCGGCTTTACCGGATTTGTCCGTGTGGTCGATGATAAGACGCTGATTTTTCCGATCTATAACGGCAATGGTATGCAGTTGTCGGTGGGCAATATGGTCGAGAACGCGGACATAGGCATGCTGTTCATTTCGTTTGAGCGCCCGCACCGGATTCGATTACAAGGCGTCAGTGAAGTCTCTAACGAGCCCGCCTTGCTGGCGCTGTATCAAGAGGCCGAGTTTGTGGTGAAAGTGACTTTGTCCGAGTTATGGCAGAATTGTCCACGCTATATTCATCGCTATACGCGTGACAGTCAGTCTCGATATGTGCCGGTTGCTGAATGCCAGACTCCGCTCGCAGAGTGGAAGCGCCTAGAATTTGTGCAGGATGTGATTTCAGCCGAGGATGCAGAGAAAGCGCAGGCGGCTGGTTTTATTCAAGTTGAAGATTGGGTGGCTAAAATTAAAGCCGGCGCGCCCGATGTTTGA